One genomic window of Arachis stenosperma cultivar V10309 chromosome 10, arast.V10309.gnm1.PFL2, whole genome shotgun sequence includes the following:
- the LOC130956137 gene encoding WUSCHEL-related homeobox 13-like: protein MVNAMEWPKQQQQNQNQQRNVIAGEIMYVKVMTDEQLETLRKQIAVYATICEKLIEMHKTLSAQQDLAGIRLGSMYCDPLMASSGHKITSRQRWTPTSVQLQILERIFDQGTGTPSKEKIKEITAELSKHGQISETNVYNWFQNRRARSKRKQQNVAASNNTNTNTESEVETEVDSKDKKTKPEEFQSQQSLANVAAQNVCFHNPDLPYLNPESNKSDSIFPSDGSLTSTSNFDHMPVFNGMIANSRSDYLAGKMEAPDSYNIYHEGGDYNITG, encoded by the exons ATGGTGAATGCAATGGAGTGGCCGAAGCAgcaacagcagaatcagaatcagcAGAGGAATGTGATTGCTGGAGAGATCATGTATGTGAAGGTGATGACCGATGAGCAGTTAGAGACTCTGAGGAAGCAGATCGCTGTATATGCCACCATTTGTGAGAAGCTAATTGAGATGCACAAAACCCTCTCTGCTCAGCAAGACCTTGCTG GAATCAGGCTTGGAAGCATGTATTGTGATCCATTGATGGCCTCTTCTGGCCACAAAATAACTTCCCGGCAGCGGTGGACTCCGACATCTGTGCAGCTTCAGATTCTTGAGAGGATATTTGATCAGGGGACCGGAACTCCAAGCAAGGAGAAGATCAAGGAGATTACTGCTGAACTTAGTAAGCATGGTCAAATTTCTGAGACTAACGTCTACAACTGGTTTCAGAACCGACGTGCTAGATCGAAAAGAAAGCAGCAGAATGTGGCAGCTAGCAATAACACTAACACCAACACTGAATCAGAAGTAGAGACTGAGGTTGATTCCAAGGATAAGAAGACTAAACCAGAGGAGTTTCAGTCGCAGCAGAGTCTCGCTAATGTGGCTGCTCAGAATGTCTGCTTCCATAACCCTGACTTGCCTTACTTGAATCCGGAATCCAATAAATCAGATTCCATTTTCCCATCAGATGGTAGCCTAACATCTACAAGCAACTTTGATCATATGCCTGTTTTCAATGGGATGATAGCAAATTCAA GGAGTGATTACCTTGCTGGGAAAATGGAAGCACCTGATAGTTACAATATATACCATGAAGGAGGAGATTACAACATTACAGGTTGA